A DNA window from Etheostoma spectabile isolate EspeVRDwgs_2016 chromosome 22, UIUC_Espe_1.0, whole genome shotgun sequence contains the following coding sequences:
- the spice1 gene encoding spindle and centriole-associated protein 1 isoform X1, protein MSHVRVGRPTQHTKGKKSIRPKKAAASKKDWVSTVNDLSVHKLSPAELNHRHEIHKSHNKAAAQWELREKALQRRIRHAGSPAPLDHASLSIIREVFSDQLLLQDVLARSDRAMAVVKDLFGDAPRRQAGHPSVTKAPNCYSDSALPVLQRPDPPTQLSLLSQSMMDQQALNELEVSEEDHSDEDTYHTGSSDHHVIHRANVRKINPQSRCRVVQQQKVHRPNSAHADKDNVPVTPCTSGRAPGHTALNATVAVERVRSRQSQSEDGKEELTVLVSQVLNPELPLNQSGRISSTTSRNRKCVSQSSWLDGSSVASLNGDQSSLGMLQAMLGQVEADLDTLSRDTVPASAQSQKQQRTQSLTGFSVALVSTLGRLVHLFKQREEKAQEEALERRRLEEELREQRGLIDALTAEMMTLREEAAALQAELQQQTAELEQKLDTVVLVMGGLGLLEAHIDPPQEAAASQSAPVAERDPERLQASVSPAVLLSPPRQRDNWQQIPVPHPVPLHQELPPVDVSRSREDVYSHGSASSLTSLPSTSSLLLTPDPLSSQLSPEAMLAEIAQLNRQNDLIRAQLSQAKGLGSGVEQSPNSSKEQRRLSSSSSGRVTPQSAEERRKSVSSSTGRRSRHVQSVEGEQLTHQVKATPTPNTLHVSSVEQRLLELNRQSAAARGRLLELIEQQKQSDITNVSSSDSPIPPSAFSPHSAVGGGSPELLAAQELLSHSGGDERRYVGSEVPSHSLRGEPRDGKTQMEKRRESEGWFALSAHLR, encoded by the exons ATGTCGCATGTGAGAGTTGGGCGTCCAACGCAACATACCAAAGGAAAGAAGTCTATTCGCCCCAAGAAAGCAGCAGCTTCTAAAAAAGACTGGGTG AGCACTGTCAATGACCTGTCTGTGCACAAGCTGTCACCTGCTGAGCTG AACCATCGGCATGAGATTCACAAGTCCCACAACAAGGCAGCGGCTCAGTGGGAGCTGAGAGAGAAAGCCCTTCAACGCCGTATCAGACATGCTGGGAGCCCTGCACCTCTAGACCACGCCAGCCTTAGCATCATCAGGGAG GTGTTCTCTGACCAGCTGCTGCTTCAGGATGTGCTGGCTCGCTCTGACAGAGCCATGGCTGTGGTCAAAGACTTGTTTGGAGATGCTCCACGCAGGCAGGCTG GGCACCCCAGTGTGACAAAGGCTCCAAACTGTTACTCTGACTCAGCGCTGCCTGTTCTCCAAAGACCAGATCCTCCGACTCAGTTGTCACTGCTCAGCCAGTCTATGATGGACCAacag gCTCTTAATGAACTAGAAGTTTCAGAGGAAGACCACAGTGATGAAGATACCTATCATACTGGCAGTTCAGACCATCATGTAATCCATAG GGCCAATGTACGAAAAATTAATCCACAGTCTCGGTGTCGAGTTGTACAGCAACAGAAAGTCCATCGTCCCAACTCTGCCCATGCAGACAAAGATAATGTTCCTGTAACCCCCTGCACATCAGGCAGAGCACCAGGCCACACAG CTCTCAATGCCACAGTGGCTGTTGAGCGTGTTCGTTCCAGACAAAGCCAGTCAGAGGACGGCAAGGAGGAACTGACAGTCCTGGTTTCTCAGGTCTTGAACCCTGAGCTGCCTCTTAACCAGTCAG gCAGGATCAGTAGTACAACCAGCAGGAACAGGAAGTGTGTTTCTCAAAGTTCATGGCTAGATGGTTCCTCTGTTGCCTCTCTCAATGGGGACCAGTCCAGTCTGGGCATGTTGCAGGCCATGCTGGGTCAGGTGGAGGCAGACTTGGACACTCTGAGTCGTGACACTGTACCAGCTTCAGCACAGAGTCAGAAACAGCAAAGAACACAAAGCCTCACTGGATTCTCTGTTGCCTTGGTCTCCACTCTGGGACGTTTAGTGCACCTCTTCAAACAG AGGGAAGAGAAAGCTCAGGAAGAGGCTCTGGAGAGGAGGAGACTGGAGGAGGAGTTGAGAGAGCAACGTGGGCTGATTGATGCGCTCACTGCTGAGATGATGACTCTGAGAGAAGAGGCCGCCGCCCTGCAG GCTGAGTTGCAGCAGCAGACAGCAGAGCTGGAACAAAAGTTGGACACAGTGGTGTTGGTTATGGGGGGACTTGGACTACTGGAGGCACACATTGACCCACCCCAAGAAGCTGcag CCAGTCAGTCTGCACCAGTTGCTGAGCGAGATCCTGAACGTCTACAAGCCTCTGTTTCTCCTGCTGTCTTGCTCTCCCCCCCTCGGCAGAGAGACAACTGGCAACAAATTCCTG TGCCTCATCCTGTACCGCTGCACCAGGAGCTTCCTCCTGTAGATGTCTCGCGTTCCCGGGAGGATGTCTACTCCCACGGCTCAGCCTCTAGCCTCACCAGCCTGCCCTCTACGTCCTCATTATTACTGACCCCTGACCCCCTTAGCTCACAGCTCTCTCCAGAGGCCATGCTGGCTGAGATTGCTCAGCTGAACAGACAGAACGACCTGATCAGGGCCCAGCTTAGCCAAGCTAAGGGCCTGGGGTCAGGGGTCGAACAATCACCTAACAGTAGCAAGGAGCAGAGAAGGTTGAGCTCCAGCAGCTCAGGAAGAGTCACACCCCAAAGTGCCGAAGAGAGGAGGAAATCAGTTTCCAGCAGCACGGGGAGGAGGAGTCGGCATGTGCAGTCTGTTGAAGGAGAGCAGCTGACTCATCAGGTGAAA GCAACTCCAACTCCTAACACCCTCCATGTGAGCAGTGTGGAACAGCGCCTCCTGGAGCTAAACAGACAAAGTGCAGCGGCAAGGGGTCGGCTGCTGGAGCTTATTGAGCAACAGAAGCAAAGTGATATAACCAATGTTTCTTCCTCTGATTCCCCCATCCCTCCTTCTGCCTTTAGCCCACATTCAGCAG TTGGAGGAGGAAGTCCAGAGCTGCTGGCTGCACAGGAGCTCCTGTCACACAGTGGTGGGGATGAGAGACG ATATGTTGGTTCTGAAGTGCCTTCTCACAGTCTTAGAGGAGAACCAAGGGATGGCAAAACCCAG ATGGAGAAacggagagagagtgaggggtGGTTTGCCTTGTCTGCTCATCTGAGATGA
- the spice1 gene encoding spindle and centriole-associated protein 1 isoform X2, giving the protein MSHVRVGRPTQHTKGKKSIRPKKAAASKKDWVSTVNDLSVHKLSPAELNHRHEIHKSHNKAAAQWELREKALQRRIRHAGSPAPLDHASLSIIREVFSDQLLLQDVLARSDRAMAVVKDLFGDAPRRQAGHPSVTKAPNCYSDSALPVLQRPDPPTQLSLLSQSMMDQQALNELEVSEEDHSDEDTYHTGSSDHHVIHRANVRKINPQSRCRVVQQQKVHRPNSAHADKDNVPVTPCTSGRAPGHTALNATVAVERVRSRQSQSEDGKEELTVLVSQVLNPELPLNQSGRISSTTSRNRKCVSQSSWLDGSSVASLNGDQSSLGMLQAMLGQVEADLDTLSRDTVPASAQSQKQQRTQSLTGFSVALVSTLGRLVHLFKQREEKAQEEALERRRLEEELREQRGLIDALTAEMMTLREEAAALQAELQQQTAELEQKLDTVVLVMGGLGLLEAHIDPPQEAAASQSAPVAERDPERLQASVSPAVLLSPPRQRDNWQQIPVPHPVPLHQELPPVDVSRSREDVYSHGSASSLTSLPSTSSLLLTPDPLSSQLSPEAMLAEIAQLNRQNDLIRAQLSQAKGLGSGVEQSPNSSKEQRRLSSSSSGRVTPQSAEERRKSVSSSTGRRSRHVQSVEGEQLTHQVKG; this is encoded by the exons ATGTCGCATGTGAGAGTTGGGCGTCCAACGCAACATACCAAAGGAAAGAAGTCTATTCGCCCCAAGAAAGCAGCAGCTTCTAAAAAAGACTGGGTG AGCACTGTCAATGACCTGTCTGTGCACAAGCTGTCACCTGCTGAGCTG AACCATCGGCATGAGATTCACAAGTCCCACAACAAGGCAGCGGCTCAGTGGGAGCTGAGAGAGAAAGCCCTTCAACGCCGTATCAGACATGCTGGGAGCCCTGCACCTCTAGACCACGCCAGCCTTAGCATCATCAGGGAG GTGTTCTCTGACCAGCTGCTGCTTCAGGATGTGCTGGCTCGCTCTGACAGAGCCATGGCTGTGGTCAAAGACTTGTTTGGAGATGCTCCACGCAGGCAGGCTG GGCACCCCAGTGTGACAAAGGCTCCAAACTGTTACTCTGACTCAGCGCTGCCTGTTCTCCAAAGACCAGATCCTCCGACTCAGTTGTCACTGCTCAGCCAGTCTATGATGGACCAacag gCTCTTAATGAACTAGAAGTTTCAGAGGAAGACCACAGTGATGAAGATACCTATCATACTGGCAGTTCAGACCATCATGTAATCCATAG GGCCAATGTACGAAAAATTAATCCACAGTCTCGGTGTCGAGTTGTACAGCAACAGAAAGTCCATCGTCCCAACTCTGCCCATGCAGACAAAGATAATGTTCCTGTAACCCCCTGCACATCAGGCAGAGCACCAGGCCACACAG CTCTCAATGCCACAGTGGCTGTTGAGCGTGTTCGTTCCAGACAAAGCCAGTCAGAGGACGGCAAGGAGGAACTGACAGTCCTGGTTTCTCAGGTCTTGAACCCTGAGCTGCCTCTTAACCAGTCAG gCAGGATCAGTAGTACAACCAGCAGGAACAGGAAGTGTGTTTCTCAAAGTTCATGGCTAGATGGTTCCTCTGTTGCCTCTCTCAATGGGGACCAGTCCAGTCTGGGCATGTTGCAGGCCATGCTGGGTCAGGTGGAGGCAGACTTGGACACTCTGAGTCGTGACACTGTACCAGCTTCAGCACAGAGTCAGAAACAGCAAAGAACACAAAGCCTCACTGGATTCTCTGTTGCCTTGGTCTCCACTCTGGGACGTTTAGTGCACCTCTTCAAACAG AGGGAAGAGAAAGCTCAGGAAGAGGCTCTGGAGAGGAGGAGACTGGAGGAGGAGTTGAGAGAGCAACGTGGGCTGATTGATGCGCTCACTGCTGAGATGATGACTCTGAGAGAAGAGGCCGCCGCCCTGCAG GCTGAGTTGCAGCAGCAGACAGCAGAGCTGGAACAAAAGTTGGACACAGTGGTGTTGGTTATGGGGGGACTTGGACTACTGGAGGCACACATTGACCCACCCCAAGAAGCTGcag CCAGTCAGTCTGCACCAGTTGCTGAGCGAGATCCTGAACGTCTACAAGCCTCTGTTTCTCCTGCTGTCTTGCTCTCCCCCCCTCGGCAGAGAGACAACTGGCAACAAATTCCTG TGCCTCATCCTGTACCGCTGCACCAGGAGCTTCCTCCTGTAGATGTCTCGCGTTCCCGGGAGGATGTCTACTCCCACGGCTCAGCCTCTAGCCTCACCAGCCTGCCCTCTACGTCCTCATTATTACTGACCCCTGACCCCCTTAGCTCACAGCTCTCTCCAGAGGCCATGCTGGCTGAGATTGCTCAGCTGAACAGACAGAACGACCTGATCAGGGCCCAGCTTAGCCAAGCTAAGGGCCTGGGGTCAGGGGTCGAACAATCACCTAACAGTAGCAAGGAGCAGAGAAGGTTGAGCTCCAGCAGCTCAGGAAGAGTCACACCCCAAAGTGCCGAAGAGAGGAGGAAATCAGTTTCCAGCAGCACGGGGAGGAGGAGTCGGCATGTGCAGTCTGTTGAAGGAGAGCAGCTGACTCATCAGGTGAAA GGATGA